CGCACAAGTGATACGACATGGATTGTGGGGCATAACTCATAAGATTCAACTCCCACAGTACATGTACGTACTAGTTTTTGTGGCTTTTGTATGCACGAGTTGTTAATTGAGACTCCATGATAACTACTCATAATGTTGGGATGAAGCCTTCTATTTGAATCACAGTGGATAGCGCGCGCTCTGCCTCTTCAAGGCATTGCATCATCAATCCTCTTCATTGAAGTATTGAAAATTTGACAAAATTGACATATACAAGTACGGAAAAtatatttatcaaaaaaaaaaaagtacggaAAATATAAGTATAAACAAAATACCAAATTCGCTTCACAACGTTATTACAAGTGGCATTCCATGATTGATTCTTAATTCTTTCCCTTCATCCAATTAAATTGTTACCATAATCTTATACTTCCTccacttttttttaattgcaccatcgaCATTGGgcacaagaattaagaaatgGGATAAAGGTGAGAGATTGACAAAAATACCCATATAATTAAGTACAAATTTTTATGTAAAGAACAAGGTGAAGTTTGGTCCCCACCATCCAAATAAGGATAGAAATATCATTTCATGTAGGTAAACTTactaaaaaagaaaatgatgcaattaatatgcaacttccgAAAAATGAAAacggtgcaataataaaaaaaaaatggaggaagtaatcAATTCAACACTCACCTGAACTATAGTAGAAGTTCTAGATTGTTCCTGAATTATATATTTGTATTAGGATTAGAGAATTTGGATTTAGGAAAGTCAAATATTGAGAACTTGGCAATTTGGTATATAATCTGTATGTATGATGCGAGTTAGTGACCTAATTATACATACACTTAAGCCGCCACGTCgacttataattaaataaattaattttgatttaattaaactttggTCGTTGAAGTTAAGTAATCAATATCTATATAAGTTAGCGTGATATACTCCCTTTCATCCATGGCTCCCAAAATCTTACCTAAGAaacaaatcaaataaaaaataaaaataaaaataaaaataaataggggtatataaAAAGCAGGGGAGGCATGCAGAGGAAGATAAGTTCCTAAGGTTGTTGTAAACTGATAAACTGCCTTCTTTTTGAATTCCAACATTTTTCTTACTTTCACACTTCATTATAAAACTTCCATTCTCTTAATATTCATCAACAAATTCATAATCCAAGAATAATCCAACCCTTTTTTCCCCTTAAAAAGCTATCGAATAAGCTATTGAGTAACGAAAGATATGAAGATTGTACCATCAATAATGGAGTCGGTAGTAGCGGAGCTAGAAGGTACGTTAGTGAAGGATCCAGACCCGTTTACCTATTTTATGCTTATTGCATTTGAGGCATCGGGTCTTATTCGGTTCACCCTACTTCTCCTTTTCTGGCCTATTATCCGTTTCCTTGATCTAGTGGGTATGGAGGATGTTGGGTTTAAGCTTACTACTTTTATCGCGGTTGCTGGGGTTCGTATTTCTGATATTGAGTCCGTGGCTAGGGCGGTTTTACCCAAGTTTTATATGGATGATATTGATATAGATGCTTGGAGGGTTTTTAGCCAATATGATAAAAAGGTTGTGGTGACTAAAACCCCTAGGGTTATGGTGGAGAGGTTTGTTAAGGAGCATTTGAAAGCTGATGAGGTTATTGGGAGTGAGTTGGTTGTCAACCGCTTTGGATATGCAATGGGTTTTATTCGGGATGTTGGGTCGGATTCAGGTCGGGTTGCTAAGTTGTTTGGTGATGAAGAACCTTCTTTAGGGCTGGGAAGGTCAAGTAGTAATGATTCTAACACATTCATGTCACTTTGCAAGGTAAGAACTCTTCACAAAAAATATGCTTCCTATATTTACAATTCATATTATTTCTAGTTTTATTAGACCTAGAAAGTTTAGTTTTACAATTTGACACATCGTACATTCCTAATAATACCACGTAACTTCTACAAAttgcaaaaggtcttgcatgtaTTTGGAGTATgaaaaatttattgtacatcgggataccttttactttattttaggtaatttttaacatgttttgattaagttttatattattaaataattctcgatggataaacattttaaaggatcACACGATTACCTTTACATATTATTAATTAGTGTAACTTAAAATCTTTTTATCTTATTTATTGTACGTACATCAGTTATAACTAAGAGTTTGTGTACAAAATGATGAATGTTTGTTATCCACATTGCAGGAACAATGCCATGCTCCATTCAAGCAAACAAACAAGCTACTCAATGGCCACAACGACGTCAGTCGTCCACTCCCGGTGATCTTCCATGACGGGCGCCTAGTGAAGCGGCCAACTCCCTTCATCGCTCTCCTCATCCTCTTGTGGATCCCTATAGGTGTAGTCCTAGCCATCATCCGAATGTCAATTGGCCTAGTCCTCCCATTCTGGCTGGTTCCCTATGCGACGGCTGCCTTTGGTGGCGGCGTCATAGTCAAAGGCAAGCCACCAGCCTCATCCGGTGGAGTCCTCTTCGTATGCACCCATCGAACACTCATGGACCCCGTTATTCTTTCATACGTCCTAGGAAGGAGGATCCCAGCCGTTACATATTCTATTTCAAGAGTATCAGAAATACTTTCACCAATTCCAACCATTCGACTAACACGTGACCGCCACGTGGACGGCGAAAGAATTCGAAATGAGTTAGGAAAAGGTGACTTGGTGGTTTGTCCTGAGGGAACAACTTGTAGGGAGCCTTTTCTGTTAAGGTTTAGTGCCTTATTTGCTGAGTTAACTGATACAATAGTACCCGTTGCCATGAACTATAGGGTAGGGTTCTTCCACGCAACCACGGCCCGTGGGTGGAAGGGTTTAGACCCGTTTTTCTTCTTCATGAACCCTAGACCAATCTACGAGGTAACCTTCTTGAACCAACTACCCGCGGAGGCTACCTGCTCAGCCGGTAAAAGCCCCCATGACGTAGCAAATTACGTGCAACGCATATTGGCTGCTACATTAGGGTTTGAATGCACCAACTTCACAAGGAAGGATAAGTATAGGCTGTTGGCCGGAAACGATGGAACGGTGTCGAATAATGCTAAGAATTCATGGCTTATTGGTTGTGTGAAGAAGATGATAAGCACTTGCAAGCCTTTCATACACTAATCTACAAAGGAATGTTGCCCCATCTCTATCCATTAATTA
This sequence is a window from Spinacia oleracea cultivar Varoflay chromosome 1, BTI_SOV_V1, whole genome shotgun sequence. Protein-coding genes within it:
- the LOC110775185 gene encoding glycerol-3-phosphate acyltransferase 7; protein product: MKIVPSIMESVVAELEGTLVKDPDPFTYFMLIAFEASGLIRFTLLLLFWPIIRFLDLVGMEDVGFKLTTFIAVAGVRISDIESVARAVLPKFYMDDIDIDAWRVFSQYDKKVVVTKTPRVMVERFVKEHLKADEVIGSELVVNRFGYAMGFIRDVGSDSGRVAKLFGDEEPSLGLGRSSSNDSNTFMSLCKEQCHAPFKQTNKLLNGHNDVSRPLPVIFHDGRLVKRPTPFIALLILLWIPIGVVLAIIRMSIGLVLPFWLVPYATAAFGGGVIVKGKPPASSGGVLFVCTHRTLMDPVILSYVLGRRIPAVTYSISRVSEILSPIPTIRLTRDRHVDGERIRNELGKGDLVVCPEGTTCREPFLLRFSALFAELTDTIVPVAMNYRVGFFHATTARGWKGLDPFFFFMNPRPIYEVTFLNQLPAEATCSAGKSPHDVANYVQRILAATLGFECTNFTRKDKYRLLAGNDGTVSNNAKNSWLIGCVKKMISTCKPFIH